In one window of Candidatus Kaelpia imicola DNA:
- a CDS encoding thioredoxin family protein, with the protein MKIEILGMGCPKCKQLFDNAEKALNELGIEAELVKVEDMDKITEYGVMTTPALVVDGKVKVAGKVPSSDEIKGLLS; encoded by the coding sequence ATGAAGATTGAGATTTTAGGCATGGGTTGTCCAAAATGCAAACAGCTCTTTGATAATGCCGAGAAAGCTTTAAATGAATTGGGCATTGAGGCGGAATTGGTCAAGGTTGAGGATATGGATAAAATAACGGAGTATGGCGTTATGACTACGCCTGCTTTGGTTGTTGATGGAAAAGTTAAGGTTGCTGGCAAGGTGCCTTCGAGCGATGAGATTAAGGGGCTGCTTTCATAA
- a CDS encoding metalloregulator ArsR/SmtB family transcription factor, translating into MKDLDVIFKALADVNRVRILKLLGRRRMCVCELAFVLGVSQPAVSKQLKKMVKAGLVDCEQDGFWTNYFISPKNLYAKKLLTILSQWLNDEKMIIDDLKKTEKANREKLCCKK; encoded by the coding sequence ATGAAAGATTTGGATGTTATCTTTAAGGCGTTGGCTGATGTTAATAGGGTGAGGATTTTGAAACTTCTCGGCAGGCGCAGGATGTGTGTTTGTGAGCTTGCGTTTGTTTTGGGGGTTTCTCAGCCTGCTGTGTCGAAGCAGCTTAAGAAAATGGTAAAGGCTGGTTTGGTTGATTGTGAGCAGGACGGGTTTTGGACTAATTATTTCATTAGCCCAAAGAATCTTTACGCAAAGAAGCTGTTGACAATACTGAGTCAGTGGTTAAATGATGAAAAAATGATAATTGATGATTTGAAGAAAACAGAGAAAGCTAATAGAGAAAAGCTCTGCTGCAAGAAGTAA
- a CDS encoding putative zinc-binding protein: protein MFPCSGGADVGALSDAVARKLSKDGKAKMFCLAGIGAHVDGMIESAKSADKIISIDGCPAMCARRLLEHAGFVPEPYVLKQFGFEKGKSEINDNVISDVTSRIIGGSD from the coding sequence GTGTTTCCCTGCTCGGGGGGTGCTGATGTGGGTGCCCTTTCTGATGCTGTTGCAAGAAAGTTGTCAAAGGACGGAAAAGCAAAGATGTTCTGTCTTGCAGGGATTGGCGCTCACGTTGACGGAATGATTGAATCTGCCAAATCAGCAGATAAGATAATCTCTATTGACGGCTGTCCAGCGATGTGTGCAAGAAGGCTTCTTGAGCATGCAGGATTTGTCCCTGAGCCTTATGTCCTTAAGCAGTTCGGTTTTGAGAAGGGAAAGAGTGAGATAAATGACAACGTGATTTCTGATGTTACGTCAAGGATAATCGGGGGGAGTGATTAA
- a CDS encoding permease has product MKERDRFLLMFAAFLGCFYLPVELLPFRNPVFESLALVRWYAREHVLLCLVPAFFIAGAISVFVSQASVIKYFGAEAKKVLAYSVASVSGTILAVCSCTVLPLFSGIYKKGAGLGPAVAFLYSGPAINVLAIIMTARILGWQLGVARAIGAIVFSVVVGLLMHLIFLKEERARQVSGKFQFGKEKEARPLWKNGMYFFSMVAVLVFANWGKPQTGDAGWWAVVFGSKWVITLVFLSLLGFMLFRWFKKNELKEWTGSSWSFAKQIMPLLLAGVLVAGLLLGRPGYEGLIPSRLIEMLVGGNSLSANFFASIVGAFMYFATLTEVPILQGLIGAGMGKGPALALLLAGPALSLPNMLVIRGVIGTKKTVVYVSLVVVMATISGIIFGIIAG; this is encoded by the coding sequence ATGAAGGAAAGAGATAGGTTTTTGTTGATGTTTGCAGCTTTTTTGGGATGTTTTTATCTGCCTGTGGAGCTTCTGCCTTTCAGAAATCCTGTCTTTGAATCTCTTGCATTGGTTCGGTGGTATGCACGTGAGCATGTTTTGCTTTGTCTTGTTCCTGCCTTCTTTATTGCGGGTGCTATCTCGGTTTTTGTAAGTCAGGCATCAGTGATTAAGTATTTTGGCGCAGAAGCCAAAAAGGTATTAGCTTATAGCGTTGCTTCTGTTTCGGGGACTATTCTTGCTGTTTGTTCCTGCACGGTTCTTCCGTTGTTTTCCGGTATTTATAAGAAAGGGGCTGGTTTGGGGCCTGCTGTTGCTTTTCTTTATTCTGGGCCAGCTATTAATGTTTTGGCCATAATAATGACTGCTCGAATTCTCGGTTGGCAGTTAGGCGTAGCCAGAGCCATAGGAGCTATTGTATTTAGTGTGGTTGTTGGGCTTTTGATGCATCTCATATTTCTTAAGGAAGAGCGTGCGAGACAGGTTAGCGGAAAGTTTCAGTTTGGTAAAGAAAAGGAAGCACGGCCTCTTTGGAAGAACGGGATGTATTTTTTCTCTATGGTCGCAGTCCTTGTTTTCGCTAATTGGGGAAAGCCTCAGACTGGTGATGCTGGCTGGTGGGCTGTTGTTTTTGGTTCGAAGTGGGTGATTACGCTTGTTTTTTTGTCTCTTTTGGGCTTTATGCTGTTTCGGTGGTTTAAGAAAAACGAGCTTAAAGAATGGACTGGTTCGTCATGGTCTTTTGCAAAGCAGATTATGCCTCTTCTCCTTGCCGGCGTTCTTGTAGCGGGTCTTCTTCTGGGAAGGCCGGGGTATGAGGGTTTGATCCCGTCTCGGCTTATTGAAATGCTTGTTGGCGGCAATTCGTTGTCTGCTAATTTTTTTGCTTCGATTGTCGGGGCGTTCATGTATTTTGCCACCTTGACTGAGGTTCCGATTTTGCAGGGACTTATAGGTGCAGGTATGGGGAAAGGGCCGGCATTAGCTCTTTTGCTTGCTGGGCCTGCTTTGAGTCTTCCTAACATGCTTGTTATCAGGGGTGTGATTGGCACAAAGAAGACGGTTGTTTACGTAAGCTTGGTCGTTGTCATGGCAACAATAAGCGGAATTATTTTTGGAATTATTGCAGGATAA
- a CDS encoding nitrophenyl compound nitroreductase subunit ArsF family protein translates to MKKSVFLFVVLIVGVIGFSLLSGCDSPKENDMSSLELVEDASNAEDSSAASVPVSDSVVVAYYFYGNYRCASCRAIEAYTKEALDLYFSDEIASGRLEFRAVNVEEKGNEHFVNDYKLYTKSVVLSKVEGGKKVDYKNLEGVWQYLRDKGQFFDYVKKETEAFLSAEGGSS, encoded by the coding sequence ATGAAAAAGAGTGTGTTTTTATTTGTTGTTTTGATAGTGGGTGTTATAGGCTTTTCTTTGTTATCTGGATGCGACTCGCCTAAAGAGAACGATATGTCATCTTTAGAGCTTGTTGAGGATGCTTCTAATGCTGAGGATTCTTCTGCTGCTTCTGTTCCTGTTTCTGATTCTGTCGTTGTTGCGTATTATTTTTATGGCAATTACAGATGCGCTTCGTGCAGGGCAATCGAGGCTTATACGAAGGAAGCATTAGATTTGTATTTTTCTGATGAGATTGCGTCGGGAAGGCTTGAGTTCCGTGCTGTGAATGTTGAGGAGAAAGGCAATGAGCACTTCGTCAATGATTACAAGCTTTACACCAAGAGCGTAGTCCTTTCAAAAGTTGAAGGCGGGAAAAAAGTTGATTATAAGAATCTTGAAGGTGTGTGGCAGTATCTCAGGGATAAAGGTCAGTTCTTTGATTATGTCAAAAAAGAGACCGAAGCGTTCCTTTCGGCGGAAGGGGGTTCTTCATGA
- a CDS encoding integrase core domain-containing protein encodes MSSKCFYNTNGRLFQKFLFLLEHLVHSRLIRQIEYLKVENQILRKKIKGRIIITPTEKRRLIKYGLPLKGDIQKLISIVSYSSFRRWVKGREPQGKQSPKRGRPRTKQEIRKLAKENNWGYTRILGEIKKLRIYCLSRNTIKNILKENGLDPTPKRTEDTWDDFIKRHVKTLWACDFFTKTVWTMAGPKSLHALFFINVHTRKVHIAGITKHPNREWVTNRARSVSFLFETGKESDRKLLIRDGDGKYSKEFDRIIEEYGVRVKKIPYRSPNLNPYAEGWVGTIKRECLDYFFVFGERHFRYLVKEYVKYYNTVRPHSALNNMPIRYRSKNLDGRVKCESRLGGIIRHYYRE; translated from the coding sequence ATGTCAAGCAAGTGCTTTTATAACACGAACGGCAGGCTTTTTCAAAAGTTTTTGTTTCTTTTAGAGCACTTAGTGCATAGCCGGTTGATCAGGCAGATAGAATACCTTAAGGTAGAAAACCAGATCCTGCGTAAGAAAATCAAAGGCCGTATCATTATTACCCCGACTGAAAAGAGAAGGCTCATTAAATATGGCCTTCCTTTAAAAGGTGATATACAGAAATTGATTTCTATTGTCAGTTATTCCAGTTTTAGAAGATGGGTTAAAGGCAGAGAGCCTCAGGGAAAACAAAGCCCCAAAAGAGGAAGGCCAAGAACCAAACAAGAGATCAGAAAGCTGGCCAAAGAGAACAACTGGGGTTATACAAGAATATTAGGTGAGATTAAGAAGCTGAGGATATACTGCCTATCACGAAATACCATAAAGAATATCTTAAAAGAGAACGGGCTTGATCCGACTCCCAAAAGAACTGAGGATACCTGGGATGATTTTATCAAAAGGCACGTTAAGACCCTCTGGGCTTGTGACTTCTTTACAAAGACCGTATGGACAATGGCGGGGCCAAAGAGCCTCCATGCGTTATTCTTTATTAATGTGCATACAAGGAAAGTTCATATTGCAGGAATTACCAAACATCCTAACAGGGAATGGGTAACTAACAGAGCAAGAAGTGTATCTTTTTTATTTGAAACAGGTAAGGAATCGGACAGAAAGCTTCTGATAAGAGACGGAGACGGGAAATATTCCAAGGAATTTGACAGGATAATCGAAGAATACGGAGTGAGGGTAAAGAAGATTCCCTATAGATCACCTAATTTAAACCCTTATGCAGAAGGGTGGGTGGGAACGATAAAGAGAGAATGTTTGGATTATTTCTTTGTGTTTGGAGAGAGGCATTTTAGGTATTTGGTTAAGGAGTACGTTAAATATTACAATACCGTAAGGCCGCATTCGGCACTGAATAATATGCCAATAAGATATAGGTCAAAGAATTTAGACGGCAGGGTTAAATGTGAATCAAGGCTGGGTGGGATTATTAGACATTATTATAGAGAATGA